The following proteins come from a genomic window of Sphaerisporangium rubeum:
- a CDS encoding ABC transporter ATP-binding protein, which translates to MDGPVLCARGLTKEFRGFRAVDGVDLDVAEGSVHALVGPNGAGKTTLFNLLTGFLTPTAGRITLGPHELAGRRPEQVARLGVARSFQITSLFPQMTPREHVELALAGPTGVTWRFWRSDRLLDRHRARAMDLLGEVGLAGHAATPAGTLAYGHKRALELALALALDPKVLLLDEPTAGMGAEDVDRTVELIRAVRAGRTVVMVEHNMNVVAGLADRVTVLQSGRVLAEGPYAEIRHDPRVVAAYLGDAHAED; encoded by the coding sequence ATGGACGGTCCGGTCCTGTGCGCACGGGGTCTGACCAAGGAGTTCCGCGGCTTCCGCGCCGTCGACGGCGTCGACCTGGACGTCGCGGAAGGCAGCGTGCACGCGCTGGTCGGCCCGAACGGCGCGGGGAAGACCACGCTGTTCAACCTGCTGACCGGCTTCCTCACCCCCACCGCCGGCCGTATCACGCTCGGCCCGCACGAACTGGCCGGCCGGCGGCCCGAGCAGGTCGCGCGGCTCGGCGTCGCCAGGTCGTTCCAGATCACCAGCCTGTTCCCGCAGATGACCCCCCGTGAGCACGTCGAACTGGCCCTCGCGGGACCCACCGGCGTCACCTGGCGGTTCTGGCGCTCGGACCGGCTGCTCGACCGCCACCGCGCACGCGCCATGGACCTGCTCGGCGAGGTCGGGCTGGCCGGTCACGCCGCCACTCCGGCCGGCACCCTCGCCTACGGCCACAAGCGCGCGCTGGAGCTGGCGCTCGCCCTGGCCCTCGACCCCAAGGTGCTGCTGCTGGACGAGCCGACCGCCGGCATGGGGGCCGAGGACGTGGACCGCACCGTGGAGCTGATCCGCGCGGTACGCGCCGGCCGCACCGTCGTCATGGTCGAGCACAACATGAACGTCGTGGCCGGCCTCGCCGACCGGGTGACCGTGCTGCAGAGCGGCCGGGTGCTGGCCGAGGGGCCGTACGCCGAGATCCGCCACGACCCCCGGGTCGTCGCCGCCTACCTGGGAGACGCTCATGCCGAGGACTGA
- a CDS encoding ABC transporter ATP-binding protein, with protein sequence MPRTDAPLLSTRGLSAWYGEAQVLREVSLEVGEGEIVTLVGRNGAGKTTLLRCLMGLQARFAGTVEFLGADVTRLPAHRRARRGLGYVPDDRGVYATLTVEENLTLPPVTGPRPWPLAKVYETFPRLRERRSFPGTKLSGGEQQMLALARVLRTGARLLLCDEPTEGLSPLIVRQIGDILREVRREGGTVLLIEQNVHFAATVADRHYLIAEGRVVESLDNDQMRAREHELLTYLGI encoded by the coding sequence ATGCCGAGGACTGACGCTCCGCTGCTGTCCACCCGCGGCCTGTCCGCCTGGTACGGCGAGGCGCAGGTCCTGCGTGAGGTGTCGCTGGAGGTCGGCGAAGGCGAGATCGTCACGCTGGTCGGCCGCAACGGCGCGGGGAAGACCACGCTGCTGCGCTGCCTCATGGGCCTGCAGGCCCGCTTCGCGGGAACCGTGGAGTTCCTCGGCGCGGACGTCACCCGGCTGCCGGCGCACAGACGCGCGCGGCGCGGCCTCGGGTACGTGCCGGACGACCGCGGGGTGTACGCCACGCTCACCGTCGAGGAGAACCTGACGCTGCCCCCCGTCACCGGCCCGCGGCCGTGGCCGCTCGCCAAGGTGTACGAGACCTTCCCCCGGCTGCGGGAACGGCGCTCGTTCCCCGGCACCAAGCTGTCGGGTGGCGAGCAGCAGATGCTCGCGCTGGCCCGGGTGCTGCGCACCGGGGCCCGGCTGCTGCTGTGCGACGAACCCACCGAGGGCCTGTCGCCGCTGATCGTGCGGCAGATCGGCGACATCCTGCGCGAGGTCAGGCGCGAAGGCGGCACCGTCCTGCTGATCGAGCAGAACGTCCACTTCGCCGCCACCGTGGCCGACCGCCACTACCTGATCGCCGAGGGACGGGTCGTGGAGTCCCTCGACAACGACCAGATGCGGGCCAGGGAGCACGAGCTGCTCACCTACCTCGGCATCTGA
- a CDS encoding tannase/feruloyl esterase family alpha/beta hydrolase: MPSIRRRPAGVLGAATAVAAVVCLLGPAPGAAASACGRLGHIKVPGAQRQVSACLDDLTTSATVASGHSVAADWAGLTPAGAVNPTGVPGAQIDGYFPDTSTGNTTRGWNHDSQFVIRLPARWNGGLVVSGSPGVRRQYANDFAISDWVLSLGYAYAATDKGNTGADFHRDGKRPGDAIVEWNHRVTQLTRAAKAVVAQRYGTAPRRTYAAGISNGGYLVRWQLENHPELYTGGVDWEGTLWRADGPNLLTSLPAALRHYPKYAATGDPAAHDAIVAAGFAPGSEPLWDYHHKVYWDLTQRIYREELDPGFDGATEAGTPFCASGTPACDADYDYAARPAAVRQAVRRIELTGRIGRPLITLHGTLDTLLPIGEDSDVYAGLIRKQGRAALHRYYRVEGGNHVDGLYDAFPGLLRPILPCFRGAFTALATWTSGGQAPPAGATLPRPTSGDLANTCSLSAG, encoded by the coding sequence ATGCCTTCCATCCGACGCCGGCCCGCAGGGGTGCTCGGCGCGGCGACGGCGGTGGCCGCCGTCGTGTGCCTGCTCGGCCCCGCACCAGGCGCCGCCGCGTCCGCCTGCGGCCGTCTCGGCCACATCAAGGTCCCCGGCGCGCAGAGACAGGTGTCCGCCTGCCTGGACGACCTGACCACCTCGGCCACGGTCGCCTCCGGACACTCGGTCGCGGCCGACTGGGCCGGGCTGACCCCGGCCGGCGCGGTCAACCCCACCGGGGTGCCGGGTGCGCAGATCGACGGCTACTTCCCCGACACCTCGACCGGCAACACCACCCGCGGCTGGAACCACGACAGCCAGTTCGTCATCCGGCTGCCGGCACGCTGGAACGGCGGCCTCGTGGTCTCCGGGTCGCCGGGGGTGCGGCGCCAGTACGCCAACGACTTCGCGATCTCCGACTGGGTGCTGTCCCTCGGGTACGCCTACGCCGCCACCGACAAGGGCAACACCGGCGCCGACTTCCACCGGGACGGGAAACGGCCCGGCGACGCCATCGTGGAGTGGAACCACCGGGTCACGCAGCTCACCCGCGCCGCCAAAGCGGTCGTCGCGCAGCGGTACGGCACGGCGCCGCGCCGCACGTACGCGGCCGGCATCTCCAACGGCGGGTACCTGGTGCGGTGGCAGCTGGAGAACCATCCCGAGCTGTACACCGGCGGCGTGGACTGGGAGGGCACGCTGTGGCGCGCCGACGGGCCGAACCTGTTGACCTCGCTGCCGGCGGCGCTGCGGCACTACCCGAAGTACGCGGCCACCGGTGACCCCGCCGCGCACGACGCCATCGTCGCGGCCGGCTTCGCGCCGGGGTCGGAGCCGCTGTGGGACTACCACCACAAGGTGTACTGGGACCTCACGCAGCGCATCTACCGCGAGGAGCTCGACCCCGGCTTCGACGGCGCCACCGAGGCCGGCACGCCGTTCTGCGCCTCCGGCACACCGGCCTGCGACGCCGACTACGACTACGCCGCCAGGCCCGCCGCGGTGCGCCAGGCCGTGCGGCGCATCGAGCTGACCGGCCGCATCGGCCGGCCGCTGATCACCCTGCACGGCACCCTGGACACGCTGCTGCCGATCGGCGAGGACTCCGACGTGTACGCGGGGCTGATCCGCAAGCAGGGCCGCGCCGCGCTGCACCGTTACTACCGCGTCGAGGGCGGCAACCACGTGGACGGGCTGTACGACGCCTTCCCCGGCCTGCTGCGTCCCATCCTGCCGTGCTTCCGCGGCGCCTTCACCGCGCTCGCCACCTGGACCTCCGGCGGTCAGGCCCCGCCGGCCGGGGCCACCCTGCCGCGGCCCACCTCAGGCGACCTGGCCAACACCTGTTCCCTGAGCGCCGGATGA
- a CDS encoding flavin monoamine oxidase family protein: protein MDRRGFTRLAGLGAAGTLATGLAAPASALAGPALPQAPLLAPHDPARRRTCLRVARDLLLVDRDGTDLKLRQLEILIDKGLPRTRSPKRVLIVGAGIAGLVAATLLKRAGHRVTVIEANGNRIGGRIKTFTTGFADPLQYAEAGAMRIPDFHPLTLALVDKLGITRRPFYNVDVRPGAVPRGPIPPVVYTSRHGEVWRSAPPRGTFEAPARLGHTWIRVNGVQQRRDRYAADPRRVNATFGLRDRRTAARILDDALDPVRDLFSEVRGGHRVDKPLPELIKGWARVLYDFDGYSMHRFLTEHAKLSDAAVDAIGTIENLTSRLPLAFMHTFLTRSLVNPAATYWELAGGSRTLPYRLEPGLHDEIHLDRRAVRIETSGGGVRVDTVSERGSDESVSAPQRRAETFRGDVAIITIPFPALRHVEISPALSYAKRRAIMELHYDSATKVLLEFRRRWWEFAEEDWKRELGSRYRPGPATHVTGGGSVADNANRFTYYPSHRVPGSEGGVVLASYVWADDAARWDSMDDRERYSYALRGLQEVHGERIAEFYTGHGQTQSWLRNRYAFGEAAVFTPGQMTEIHPAVPVAEGPLHFAGEHTSLKHAWIEGSLESAVRAALEVSS from the coding sequence ATGGATCGGCGCGGATTCACCCGGCTCGCCGGGCTCGGCGCCGCCGGCACCCTCGCCACCGGCCTGGCCGCACCCGCGAGCGCTCTCGCCGGACCGGCCCTGCCGCAGGCCCCCCTGCTCGCGCCGCACGACCCGGCGCGCCGGCGCACCTGCCTGCGCGTCGCGCGGGACCTGCTGCTCGTGGACCGTGACGGCACGGACCTGAAGCTGCGCCAGCTGGAGATCCTGATCGACAAGGGCCTGCCGCGCACCCGCTCCCCCAAGCGGGTCCTCATCGTCGGGGCCGGCATCGCCGGACTGGTGGCCGCCACGCTGCTCAAGCGGGCCGGCCACCGGGTCACCGTCATCGAGGCCAACGGCAACCGCATCGGCGGCCGGATCAAGACCTTCACCACCGGCTTCGCCGACCCCTTGCAGTACGCCGAGGCCGGCGCGATGCGCATCCCCGACTTCCACCCCCTCACCTTGGCGCTCGTCGACAAGCTCGGCATCACGCGCCGGCCGTTCTACAACGTCGACGTGCGGCCCGGCGCCGTGCCGCGTGGCCCGATCCCCCCGGTCGTGTACACGTCCAGGCACGGCGAGGTGTGGCGGTCGGCCCCGCCGCGCGGCACGTTCGAGGCACCCGCGCGGCTCGGCCACACCTGGATCAGGGTCAACGGCGTCCAGCAGCGGCGCGACCGGTACGCGGCGGACCCGCGGCGGGTCAACGCGACGTTCGGCCTGCGTGACCGCAGGACGGCCGCGCGGATCCTGGACGACGCGCTCGACCCGGTGCGCGACCTGTTCTCGGAGGTGCGCGGCGGACACCGCGTGGACAAGCCGCTGCCGGAGCTGATCAAGGGCTGGGCCCGGGTGCTGTACGACTTCGACGGCTACTCGATGCACCGCTTCCTGACCGAGCACGCCAAGCTGAGCGACGCGGCGGTGGACGCGATCGGCACCATCGAGAACCTCACCTCTCGGCTGCCGCTGGCGTTCATGCACACCTTCCTCACCCGCAGCCTGGTCAACCCGGCGGCCACCTACTGGGAGCTCGCCGGAGGCAGCCGCACCCTGCCGTACCGGCTGGAGCCGGGGCTGCACGACGAGATCCACCTGGACCGCAGGGCCGTGCGCATCGAGACCTCCGGCGGCGGGGTGCGCGTCGACACGGTCAGCGAGCGTGGCAGCGACGAGTCGGTGTCCGCGCCGCAGCGGCGCGCCGAGACGTTCCGCGGCGACGTGGCGATCATCACGATCCCGTTCCCGGCGCTGCGGCACGTCGAGATCTCCCCGGCCCTGTCGTACGCCAAGCGCCGCGCGATCATGGAGCTGCACTACGACTCGGCGACCAAGGTGCTGCTGGAGTTCCGCAGGCGCTGGTGGGAGTTCGCCGAGGAGGACTGGAAGCGCGAGCTCGGCTCCCGGTACCGGCCCGGCCCCGCCACGCACGTGACCGGCGGCGGCTCGGTGGCCGACAACGCCAACCGGTTCACCTACTACCCCTCGCACCGGGTGCCGGGGAGCGAGGGCGGGGTGGTGCTGGCGAGCTATGTCTGGGCCGACGACGCCGCGCGCTGGGACTCGATGGACGACCGCGAGCGGTACTCCTACGCGCTGCGCGGCCTTCAGGAGGTGCACGGCGAGAGGATCGCGGAGTTCTACACCGGCCACGGCCAGACGCAGAGCTGGCTGCGCAACCGGTACGCGTTCGGCGAGGCCGCGGTCTTCACGCCGGGGCAGATGACCGAGATCCACCCGGCCGTCCCGGTGGCGGAGGGGCCGCTGCACTTCGCGGGTGAGCACACCTCGCTCAAGCACGCCTGGATCGAGGGCTCACTGGAGTCCGCGGTCCGCGCCGCGCTCGAGGTCTCCTCCTGA